Proteins encoded in a region of the Labeo rohita strain BAU-BD-2019 unplaced genomic scaffold, IGBB_LRoh.1.0 scaffold_185, whole genome shotgun sequence genome:
- the LOC127159006 gene encoding NACHT, LRR and PYD domains-containing protein 1 homolog, producing the protein MFRSCCCRFCNNKDLSRSHNELNVNTTAESGSHITAPLLTNNTITGNVHIIHNAPGFTGYHTQSEKEQTSEISSVILKYKKQICSEYQYVTEYNSLPGEQVLLSERFTQPLILQTHRDQQEREEEICSSGEDFQQVLSSRSSHESIHLNSLFNPDKRGISYIAIILQGNCGNGKSFTVQKIMLDWASDKLYKGCFDIVFHLKCKEINRIPGKKNLAEILSYSCSLTSDEISQILQQSQEKVLFIIDGFDELKLTQDIYDMSAHTDPLQGAPPEVIFCALLKGQILPESFLLVTTRSTATDTLGKLLKGPHRFSEIMGFSEKGVEEYFQKFFQDEELFGKAYECVRANETLITACSIPVICWIICTVMRERFSDGADVTSGLETTTSIYVDFVSTLLEHHCQGLSQSVPTMLRSLGQLAERGMLEKQVLFDEESVNKIGLDPAANPFLCKFLFKKRICQETMFSFMHLSFQEFFTALYYISLDNKMFTGKLREMAYTFSSSYEVVHRFLFGLLNEDVRSTLKRKYGVSVHPDIENSLKKSLFQGRCVFFTLHCLYELHEESFVKEVLNAEKHIFISYTPLRRTDCWALLYCALCCERIKELTLYCCKLVSENLSIIQPVLHKFERITLTPESQPDSALINLIHVLTRGQTLKSLSARIEIAYSHSECRSISALDMSISEKLSRVKVYPQYGQFSEFSLTFLQSHLNNIDWTTLFRALQTDSKEVSMYYISSLSGLKKMELWVENLNESWAIQIISLIKNCPSLTEFLIYGGCIQEEGIKAFQKSHTRPDCALTYEGSKCRSDPWTTNYIHWNNCNERVQIQLHAGGFFIEPLRPLLFPN; encoded by the exons ATGTTCCGGAGCTGTTGTTGCA GGTTTTGCAATAACAAAGACCTATCCAGATCTCACAATGAGCTGAATGTCAACACCACAGCTGAGAGTGGAAGTCATATTACAGCACCTTTGCTGACTAACAATACAATAACAGGCAATGTTCACATCATACATAATGCACCTG GTTTCACTGGGTAtcacacacaatctgaaaaagAACAAACTTCAG AAATCAGCTCAGTGATTCTCAAATACAAAAAGCAGATCTGCAGTGAGTATCAGTATGTGACCGAGTATAACTCTCTGCCTGGTGAACAAGTGCTGCTGTCTGAGCGCTTCACGCAACCACTGATTCTTCAGACACATAGAGATCAACAAGAGAGAGAAGAGGAGATCTGCTCCAGTGGAGAGGACTTCCAACAGGTCCTCAGCTCCAGGAGCAGTCATGAATCTATTCACCTGAACTCTCTGTTCAACCCAGATAAGCGTGGAATTAGTTATATTGCTATTATATTGCAGGGAAATTGTGGGAATGGGAAATCCTTCACTGTGCAGAAGATTATGCTGGACTGGGCATCTGATAAACTCTACAAAGGTTGCTTTGATATTGTGTTCCACTTAAAGTGTAAAGAAATAAACCGCATTCCTGGCAAAAAGAATTTGGCGGAGATCTTGAGCTACAGCTGCAGTTTAACATCAGATGAGATCTCACAGATACTACAGCAGTCACAAGAGAAGGTGCTTTTCATCATTGATGGATTTGATGAACTAAAACTCACACAGGACATTTATGACATGTCAGCACACACTGATCCTCTTCAGGGAGCTCCACCTGAGGTCATTTTTTGTGCTCTGCTTAAAGGTCAGATCCTGCCAGAGTCCTTCTTGCTGGTCACCACCAGATCTACAGCTACAGACACACTGGGTAAACTGCTCAAAGGACCTCATCGTTTCTCTGAGATCATGGGATTTTCAGAAAAGGGGGTGGAGGAGTACTTCCAGAAGTTCTTTCAGGATGAGGAACTCTTTGGGAAAGCCTATGAATGTGTGAGAGCAAATGAAACTCTCATCACCGCCTGCTCCATCCCTGTCATCTGCTGGATCATTTGCACGGTTATGCGAGAAAGGTTCAGTGATGGTGCAGATGTAACAAGCGGACTGGAAACCACCACCTCCATCTATGTTGACTTTGTGTCCACTCTACTGGAGCATCACTGCCAGGGTTTGAGTCAGTCTGTCCCGACCATGCTGAGGAGTCTTGGTCAGCTGGCAGAGAGAGGGATGCTGGAAAAACAAGTCCTGTTTGATGAGGAAAGTGTGAATAAAATAGGTTTAGACCCTGCTGCCAATCCATTCCTGTGCAAGTTCCTCTTTAAAAAAAGGATCTGTCAGGAGACGATGTTCAGTTTCATGCATCTCAGCTTTCAGGAGTTCTTCACTGCTCTCTACTACATCTCACTTGACAACAAGATGTTCACAGGAAAGCTCAGAGAGATGGCTTATACATTTTCTTCAAGTTATGAAGTTGTGCATCGATTTCTTTTTGGTCTTTTGAATGAAGATGTTAGATCCACACTTAAGAGGAAATATGGTGTGTCTGTTCATCCAGACATAGAGAAcagtctgaaaaaaagtctattTCAAGGGCGCTGTGTTTTTTTCACTCTTCACTGTCTGTATGAGCTCCATGAGGAAAGCTTTGTGAAAGAAGTTTTAAATGCAgagaaacatatttttatttcttatacaCCTCTAAGAAGAACAGACTGTTGGGCCCTGCTGTACTGCGCACTGTGTTGCGAGCGCATCAAAGAACTGACTCTCTATTGCTGCAAATTAGTCTCTGAAAATCTGTCTATAATTCAGCCAGTACTCCACAAGTTTGAAAGAATAAC gTTGACACCAGAATCTCAACCAGATTCTGCTCTTATTAATCTGATTCATGTTCTCACAAGAGGACAGACACTGAAGTCACTGAG TGCTCGGATTGAAATTGCGTATTCACATTCTGAGTGCCGTTCTATCAGTGCACTTGATATGTCAATCAGTGAAAAACTGTCCAG GGTCAAAGTTTACCCTCAATATGGACAATTCTCAGAATTCAGTCTTACTTTTCTACAATCACATCTAAATAACATTGACTGGACAACCCTCTTCCGAGCACTTCAAACAGACAGCAAAGAAGTGTCAATGTATTACATCTCTAGTTTGTCTGGATTGAAGAAGATGGAACTGTGGGTGGAAAATCTGAATGAGAGTTGGGCAATTCAGATTATCTCCCTCATTAAGAACTGCCCCAGTCTAACTGAATTCTT GATATATGGTGGCTGTATACAGGAGGAGGGAATCAAGGCTTTCCAGAAGTCACACACCAGGCCTGACTGTGCCCTGACATATGAAGG ATCTAAATGCCGAAGTGATCCTTGGACTACGAACTACATACACTGGAATAACTGCAATGAAAGAGTGCAAATTCAACTGCATGCAGGGGGCTTTTTTATAGAGCCTTTGCGACC GCTCTTGTTTCCAAACTAA